TGGTAATAATTTCAAAAAAAGTTTAAAAAAGTTATTTTTGATTTGATTATTTTAAAATAATCATGGCGTATGACTCCAATTAAGTTAAAACTCTCGTATATTATTGCAGAGTTATGGAATATAATATAATGTTTACCGCTAGTCCATCAAAAAATTGTAAATCAGCGGAGGTTAATGATTATGGATGATAAGTTGGTTAACTATGGAGAAAAACTAAAAGAGTTATGCACTATAATAACGGGCATATTTGATGACTTAAAAAGCAAAGGAAAAATTAGCGAAGAAGAATACATTAAACACACTGAATTGAAGAAAAAATTTTTGGATGAAGATGTGAAGTAATTCAAAAAACAGAAGTATGCTATGTATAAGGCTCAAACCTTGTCTCTGTTATCGTCAGCATAATAACTGGCAATAAGGGTATCAAGCTCTCTGCTGAATTCAAGTATTTGTTTTTTGTTCTGTTCATTTTCTATGATAATTCTGTTCAATTCTTCCTGCAATTTTTTAATTTCATCAATCAACCTCATATTCTATAAACCATCTCTTTCAAGATATTGGTAACGACATAAACTATTATACAGTTTTCGTGTCTTTTATTCAATACAAATGGAATAATTTTGAAAAATATAGTTTTGCATCACATAAAAAGGAAATATGTCTTTTAAAAATGTCGAAAGAATTTACATTATTTTAATTGTGGTTTTACATTGACAGGATAATATAGAATCATAATCTTTCATCACAGTTCCCAAATTTTTATCAGCCCGCAAGGGCTATTTTTTTATTCAAAAATTTAATGTTAAAATAAACTGAAGAATTTCTACATATTATACATATATAGAAAGAATAAAGGATGTATTAAAGATGGAGGGACTGGGGACATTTGCTTCATATGTGGGCTTTCCAGGTCCGTGGGTCAAGCAGGTTGTCTTTGTTTGTATCCTGGCTCTTATAGGCAAGCTTGCCTTTTCAGGCAAAGACAAAAAAAGCTCACTATTCTGGAATATTCTTTTAATAATTGCGTTCATAACCGCATTAAATTTGTTTGGCAATTTCTATAAATAATTATGATTTATTTGGCTTTAAGCTGGTATTGTATTGAACAATACCGCTTTCATGTTATTATATAAATATAGCAATGCTTCATAATTTAACTACAGGTTTAACATACGAACAACGAACACGGAGGCTAATCATGGGATATTCCAATTTTCACACTCACTGCATATTTTGTGACGGCAAAGGTGAGCCGGAAAGCTTTGTTCAGGAAGCTGTAAAACAGGGTTTTGATGCACTGGGGTTTTCCAGTCATTCTCCGCTGTCCTTTAATTCCTGGACCATGAAAGAGGAACGCATCGAAGAATATTTAAATACCATTGAAAATTTAAGGGTTAAATATAAGGATGACATCCAGGTATACAAGGGTCTTGAAATTGATTATATTCCAGGTATATATGGTCCCCGGTCAACAAGATTTGAAAATCTCAATCTGGATTACAATATAGGCTCCATACACACCATAAAAGATGAGAAAACAGGGGAATACCCTAATATAGACGGAAGCTCCGATGAATTCGAAAGGATGCTTAATGGCATGTTTGGCGGCAGTATGGAAAAAATGGCGCGGAAATACTATGGGCTGGTAAGGGATATGGTTGAAATACATGCGCCTGATATAGTAGGCCATTTGGACCTGTTAAAGAAGAACAACAGAGGAGGAAAGTATTTTACCGAGGAGGAATCCTGGTATAAGGAAGAGATAGCGAAAACTCTTTTTGTCATATCAAAATATCGTTCAATAGTAGAGGTAAACACCGGTGGTATGTCGAGAAATTATATTGATACATTCTATCCGTCACCTTGGATATTAGAAGAGTGCAGAGAAATGGATATCCCCGTTGTTCTAAGTGCCGATGCCCATGAGCCTGCAAACATAAGCGCTTTTTTCAATGAAACGGCGGCTTTTTTAAAGGATATTGGATATGCAAAGCAGAGAGTGCTTTATAACGGAAAGTGGGCTGATGTGGGTTTGGAATAGATGAACTTCATTATGGATTAATTGTGATATAATCTAAAATGGATTGTTAAAAATTTAATATGCTAATTATATTAGATAAACTATGTTTCAATATTGAGGGGGAGATATTTTGATTAAGCTTTCAGACATTGAAGAAATAGCTTCAAAATTCATATTGGCTTCGCCTTTAAACAAAGTGAAAGAGTTGGATATTGAGATTTATGAAGTACCGGTGTTCTCGGTTGCCGGAGCTTGCGATCCTTTGTTTATGAAGCTTAAAGATGAAGATGTCATAAGTTCTAACCATATGGCGCCCACTGAGTGGCTTGCCGGAGCAAAATCCGTAATATCTTATTTTCTGCCCTTTTCTTATGAGGTAAGAAAATCCAATATAGGTGCAGGGCTGCCTTCAAAGGAATGGCTGTATGGCAGAATAGAGGGGGAAAAATGCAATAACGCCCTCAGGGATTTCATTGCCTCCGAACTTAAGGAAGAAGGCTATGAAGCTGTAGTACCTGCATTGGATGAAAGATTTAAAGTTGAAAACAGAAAAAGCAACTGGTCAGAGCGTCATGCTGCCTATATCGCAGGCTTAGGCACTTTTTCGTTAAGCAAGTCCTTAATAACATCCAGGGGCTGTGCCGGACGCTTCGGCAGCATCATAACCAATTTACCCTTAGAACCCAATAATCGGCCTTATAACGATATTTATGATTACTGTACATTCTGCGGCGCCTGTATTTTGCGCTGCCCCTCGGGAGCCATTACCTCCTCCGGCAAGGATACAGCCGTCTGTTCCGCTTATATTGATAAAGAAATACTCTCACGGTATAAGCCCCGCTATGGCTGCGGCAAATGCCAGACCATGGTGCCCTGTGAACACTCTATACCGTAACCCTTTTCTTGTAGGCATTCGAACTGCTCCAAGGTCTAGGGCCTGTAAAACTTGGCCAGGGCATAAGTCATAAC
This is a stretch of genomic DNA from Oxobacter pfennigii. It encodes these proteins:
- a CDS encoding aspartyl-phosphate phosphatase Spo0E family protein; amino-acid sequence: MRLIDEIKKLQEELNRIIIENEQNKKQILEFSRELDTLIASYYADDNRDKV
- the hisJ gene encoding histidinol-phosphatase HisJ; the encoded protein is MGYSNFHTHCIFCDGKGEPESFVQEAVKQGFDALGFSSHSPLSFNSWTMKEERIEEYLNTIENLRVKYKDDIQVYKGLEIDYIPGIYGPRSTRFENLNLDYNIGSIHTIKDEKTGEYPNIDGSSDEFERMLNGMFGGSMEKMARKYYGLVRDMVEIHAPDIVGHLDLLKKNNRGGKYFTEEESWYKEEIAKTLFVISKYRSIVEVNTGGMSRNYIDTFYPSPWILEECREMDIPVVLSADAHEPANISAFFNETAAFLKDIGYAKQRVLYNGKWADVGLE
- a CDS encoding 4Fe-4S binding protein encodes the protein MIKLSDIEEIASKFILASPLNKVKELDIEIYEVPVFSVAGACDPLFMKLKDEDVISSNHMAPTEWLAGAKSVISYFLPFSYEVRKSNIGAGLPSKEWLYGRIEGEKCNNALRDFIASELKEEGYEAVVPALDERFKVENRKSNWSERHAAYIAGLGTFSLSKSLITSRGCAGRFGSIITNLPLEPNNRPYNDIYDYCTFCGACILRCPSGAITSSGKDTAVCSAYIDKEILSRYKPRYGCGKCQTMVPCEHSIP